From the Electrophorus electricus isolate fEleEle1 unplaced genomic scaffold, fEleEle1.pri scaffold_125_arrow_ctg1, whole genome shotgun sequence genome, the window AGGTCCAACATGCTATTAAATGGGTGTACTTAAGCCCACTGTGTCCTATAATAGGATGTTGCTggaatgtatgtgaatgttgTTGGAATGGTCGCAGTTGCGGCAGCAGTACAGGTAAGCTGTAATCCTTTCCCCCATCTGAATGAGTTTGCCCTATTGCACGGGGTCGAGTTATGATGTGAATGTTTAATTACACAGGATGGATTGTGGGCGACAGAACCGAACAGCCTTCAGGATTCAAGTAGAGAAAGGTGAAACTTCTCCAGCCTTTGAGTAAATCACAGGACTATTGCATAGCAATTAGAGATAACAGAACAGCTTTCGGGGGGGTTTGGGTGGGTTGCCTTATCCGCCCCTTTAACAGAGTAGTCACAATTCAAATTTCCCTTGTTGCATTGTTTACAAGGCATTATACATGTGGTTTATTTATAGTGCACGGAGTAATATGCAGCAAGTCTGGTCTGTCTGCTTTGGAAGAGAAACATTTGGCCAAAAGAGCAAGACACAGCCAGGAGGATGATTGGTAAGAGCACATCATAATATGCACCTTAAAGCTGTGCTCTACAGCTAGGTCCTGTTCCATGACTGCATATATAAATTTACTACTGACATTGCCATTTATATCTGGCCATTTACAGTGCACTCTTGCTCAGTGCAGCACTTGAAGCTGATTTTCCATTGTGTAGTTATTATGTTCAAGAGATGTTTGACCCGGTCAGGGTGACACACTTTAGTGAGGGCAGCAGTATCCTAGAGGACACTACAGACAGTGACGGAGACATCTCAGAGCGCGAGGTGAGAGGTTGAGTTTTTTGTTACTCTCTCTACGACATACTTTTCATGCCAGGTACTATTGTCCAGTTCAGCCCAATTTAATTTACTTGTATTATGATATATAAATTGCTGAACATCTTATC encodes:
- the LOC118240920 gene encoding nuclear valosin-containing protein-like isoform X1, with product MDCGRQNRTAFRIQVEKVHGVICSKSGLSALEEKHLAKRARHSQEDDCYYVQEMFDPVRVTHFSEGSSILEDTTDSDGDISEREVRG
- the LOC118240920 gene encoding nuclear valosin-containing protein-like isoform X2; translated protein: MDCGRQNRTAFRIQVEKVHGVICSKSGLSALEEKHLAKRARHSQEDDWVTHFSEGSSILEDTTDSDGDISEREVRG